In one Tripterygium wilfordii isolate XIE 37 chromosome 22, ASM1340144v1, whole genome shotgun sequence genomic region, the following are encoded:
- the LOC119991778 gene encoding basic leucine zipper and W2 domain-containing protein 2-like isoform X1 yields MSSKEKPTLGGTRIKTRKRNIAAPLDPAAFADAVVQIYLDNAGDLELIAKSIEPSELNFSRYGDTFFEVIFTGGRTQPGTTKPDEGERHPYSIIDCEPTRETILPSVIYIQKILRRRPFLIKNLENVMRRFLQSLELFEENERKKLAIFTALAFSQKLSGLPPETVFQPLLKDNLVGKGLVLSFITDFFKEYLVDNSLDDLIAILKRGKMEDNLMDFFPSAKRSAEGFSEHFTKAGLTSLVEYNEKKIFEVKLKEMKSALTTQITEETDVSEVIETVKQRVTDAKLPDIEVVRILWDVLMDAVQWSGKNQQQNANSALRQVKTWAKLLNTFCTNGKLELELMYKVQMQCYEDAKLMKLFPEIVRSLYEQDVLAEDTILHWFRKGTNPKGRQTFVKGLEPFVNWLEEAEEED; encoded by the exons ATGAG CTCGAAGGAGAAACCCACTCTCGG TGGTACGCGGATTAAGACCCGCAAACGGAATATTGCAGCACCTCTGGACCCTGCAGCTTTTGCTGATGCAGTGGTCCAGATTTATCTGGATAATGCTGGTGATCTG GAACTTATCGCTAAGAGCATTGAACCTTCTGAGCTTAACTTCTCAAGATACGGTGACACCTTCTTTGAG GTCATTTTCACTGGGGGGCGTACACAACCTGGCACAACAAAACCTGATGAGGGGGAGCGCCATCCTTACTCTATAATAGACTGTGAGCCTACACGTGAAACCATCTTACCATCTGTGATCTACATACAGAAAATTTTGCGGCGAAGGCCATTTCTCATAAAGAATCTTGAGAATGTCATGCGAAGATTCCTGCAGTCACTGGAGCTTTTTGAGGAAAATGAGAGGAAGAAACTGGCTATATTCACAGCACTTGCTTTCTCCCAGAAGCTATCAGGGCTTCCACCGGAGACTGTGTTCCAGCCATTGCTCAAGGATAATCTTGTGGGCAAAGGACTAGTTCTCTCATTTATCACCGACTTCTTTAAGGAGTATCTGGTTGATAACAGTCTTGATGACTTAATTGCAATTCTGAAGCGGGGGAAAATGGAGGACAATCTTATGGACTTTTTCCCATCTGCAAAGCGGTCTGCTGAAGGTTTCTCAGAACATTTTAC TAAGGCGGGGCTGACATCCTTGGTTGAATAcaatgagaagaaaatttttgaagtaaaaCTGAAGGAAATGAAGTCTGCATTAACAACCCAGATAACTGAAGAAACTGATGTATCCGAAGTCATAGAAACTGTGAAACAACGTGTTACTGATGCTAAATTGCCAGACATTGAGGTTGTTCGAATCCTGTGGGATGTCTTAATGGACGCTGTTCAGTGGTCTGGGAAGAATCAGCAGCAAAATGCTAATTCAGCTCTGCGCCAG GTGAAAACATGGGCAAAACTGTTAAATACCTTCTGCACCAATGGGAAACTTGAGTTGGAACTCATGTACAAGGTTCAAATGCAATGCTATGAGGATGCGAAGCTGATGAAGCTTTTCCCTGAGATTGTGAGGTCTCTCTATGAACAAGACGTGCTTGCAGAAGACACCATTCTTCATTGGTTCCGCAAAGGAACTAATCCTAAGGGCAG GCAAACCTTTGTAAAGGGCCTGGAGCCGTTTGTGAATTGGCTGGAAGAGGCTGAGGAAGAGGATTAA
- the LOC119991778 gene encoding basic leucine zipper and W2 domain-containing protein 2-like isoform X2 has protein sequence MAVHKVIGTRIKTRKRNIAAPLDPAAFADAVVQIYLDNAGDLELIAKSIEPSELNFSRYGDTFFEVIFTGGRTQPGTTKPDEGERHPYSIIDCEPTRETILPSVIYIQKILRRRPFLIKNLENVMRRFLQSLELFEENERKKLAIFTALAFSQKLSGLPPETVFQPLLKDNLVGKGLVLSFITDFFKEYLVDNSLDDLIAILKRGKMEDNLMDFFPSAKRSAEGFSEHFTKAGLTSLVEYNEKKIFEVKLKEMKSALTTQITEETDVSEVIETVKQRVTDAKLPDIEVVRILWDVLMDAVQWSGKNQQQNANSALRQVKTWAKLLNTFCTNGKLELELMYKVQMQCYEDAKLMKLFPEIVRSLYEQDVLAEDTILHWFRKGTNPKGRQTFVKGLEPFVNWLEEAEEED, from the exons ATGGCTGTTCATAAAGTAAT TGGTACGCGGATTAAGACCCGCAAACGGAATATTGCAGCACCTCTGGACCCTGCAGCTTTTGCTGATGCAGTGGTCCAGATTTATCTGGATAATGCTGGTGATCTG GAACTTATCGCTAAGAGCATTGAACCTTCTGAGCTTAACTTCTCAAGATACGGTGACACCTTCTTTGAG GTCATTTTCACTGGGGGGCGTACACAACCTGGCACAACAAAACCTGATGAGGGGGAGCGCCATCCTTACTCTATAATAGACTGTGAGCCTACACGTGAAACCATCTTACCATCTGTGATCTACATACAGAAAATTTTGCGGCGAAGGCCATTTCTCATAAAGAATCTTGAGAATGTCATGCGAAGATTCCTGCAGTCACTGGAGCTTTTTGAGGAAAATGAGAGGAAGAAACTGGCTATATTCACAGCACTTGCTTTCTCCCAGAAGCTATCAGGGCTTCCACCGGAGACTGTGTTCCAGCCATTGCTCAAGGATAATCTTGTGGGCAAAGGACTAGTTCTCTCATTTATCACCGACTTCTTTAAGGAGTATCTGGTTGATAACAGTCTTGATGACTTAATTGCAATTCTGAAGCGGGGGAAAATGGAGGACAATCTTATGGACTTTTTCCCATCTGCAAAGCGGTCTGCTGAAGGTTTCTCAGAACATTTTAC TAAGGCGGGGCTGACATCCTTGGTTGAATAcaatgagaagaaaatttttgaagtaaaaCTGAAGGAAATGAAGTCTGCATTAACAACCCAGATAACTGAAGAAACTGATGTATCCGAAGTCATAGAAACTGTGAAACAACGTGTTACTGATGCTAAATTGCCAGACATTGAGGTTGTTCGAATCCTGTGGGATGTCTTAATGGACGCTGTTCAGTGGTCTGGGAAGAATCAGCAGCAAAATGCTAATTCAGCTCTGCGCCAG GTGAAAACATGGGCAAAACTGTTAAATACCTTCTGCACCAATGGGAAACTTGAGTTGGAACTCATGTACAAGGTTCAAATGCAATGCTATGAGGATGCGAAGCTGATGAAGCTTTTCCCTGAGATTGTGAGGTCTCTCTATGAACAAGACGTGCTTGCAGAAGACACCATTCTTCATTGGTTCCGCAAAGGAACTAATCCTAAGGGCAG GCAAACCTTTGTAAAGGGCCTGGAGCCGTTTGTGAATTGGCTGGAAGAGGCTGAGGAAGAGGATTAA